One Gloeobacter morelensis MG652769 DNA window includes the following coding sequences:
- the gatA gene encoding Asp-tRNA(Asn)/Glu-tRNA(Gln) amidotransferase subunit GatA, with translation MTSIGQLRSQVTSKERSAVEVARQYLERAERLDTEVHAFLRLTPERALAAAEAVDAKIARGEDPGLLAGVPVAIKDNLCMVGIPTTCASKILENYRPPYESTVTRLLEEQGALIIGKTNLDEFAMGSSTENSAFGPTRNPWDLGRVPGGSSGGSAAAVAAGGAVASLGSDTGGSIRQPASFCGVVGLKPTYGLVSRYGLVAFASSLDQIGPFTRTVEDAALVLQAIAGHDPLDSTSLAVNVPDYRQALVSDLKGVKVGFVKEFFAEGLDPDVADAVFEAIEVMRDLGAQIQEVSCPRFARGLSTYYIIATSEASANLARYDGVKYGLRDREADALVPMYGRTREEGFGSEVKRRIMLGTYALSAGYYDAYYLKAQKVRTLIKQDYLDAFAKVDVLVGPTAPTTAFAFGDKVSDPLSMYLSDIYTIPLNLAGVAGASIPCGFDAKGLPIGFQIMANALEEGKLLRAAYAYEQATEWHKRTPALAAEALTR, from the coding sequence ATGACATCGATCGGACAGCTGCGCTCGCAGGTCACAAGTAAAGAGCGCTCGGCTGTGGAAGTGGCCAGGCAGTATCTGGAGCGGGCCGAAAGACTCGACACGGAGGTCCATGCCTTTTTGCGCCTCACCCCGGAGCGCGCCCTCGCAGCAGCTGAAGCCGTCGATGCAAAAATCGCCAGAGGCGAGGATCCGGGCCTGCTCGCCGGGGTGCCGGTCGCGATCAAGGACAACCTGTGCATGGTGGGCATTCCCACCACCTGCGCTTCCAAAATTCTTGAAAACTACCGCCCGCCCTACGAGTCGACCGTGACCCGCCTTTTGGAGGAGCAGGGGGCGCTCATCATCGGCAAGACCAACCTCGATGAATTTGCGATGGGCTCCTCGACCGAAAATTCCGCCTTCGGCCCGACGCGCAATCCCTGGGATCTGGGCCGCGTGCCGGGGGGCTCCTCGGGCGGTTCGGCGGCGGCGGTGGCAGCGGGGGGGGCGGTGGCCTCCCTGGGATCCGATACCGGCGGTTCGATCCGCCAGCCCGCATCTTTTTGCGGCGTGGTTGGCCTCAAGCCCACCTACGGGCTGGTCTCGCGCTACGGCCTGGTCGCTTTTGCCTCCTCGCTCGATCAAATTGGTCCCTTCACCCGGACGGTGGAGGATGCCGCCCTGGTGCTGCAGGCGATCGCGGGCCATGACCCCCTCGATTCGACCAGTCTGGCGGTGAACGTGCCCGATTATCGTCAGGCCCTGGTAAGCGACCTCAAGGGCGTAAAGGTGGGTTTCGTCAAAGAATTTTTTGCCGAGGGTCTCGATCCCGACGTGGCCGACGCCGTCTTCGAGGCAATCGAGGTGATGCGGGATCTGGGAGCTCAGATTCAGGAAGTGAGCTGCCCGCGCTTTGCCCGGGGGCTGTCGACTTATTACATCATCGCCACTTCCGAGGCGTCGGCCAACCTGGCGCGCTACGACGGCGTCAAATACGGTCTGCGCGATCGAGAGGCGGACGCGCTGGTGCCGATGTACGGACGAACCCGCGAGGAAGGGTTCGGCAGCGAAGTGAAGCGCCGCATCATGCTCGGTACCTACGCGCTATCGGCCGGTTACTACGACGCCTATTACTTAAAAGCCCAGAAGGTGCGCACACTCATCAAACAGGACTACCTGGACGCCTTCGCCAAAGTCGACGTGCTGGTCGGTCCCACCGCCCCCACCACTGCCTTCGCCTTCGGCGACAAGGTGAGCGACCCGCTCAGCATGTACCTCTCGGACATTTACACCATCCCCCTCAACCTGGCGGGGGTGGCCGGGGCGAGCATCCCCTGCGGCTTCGACGCCAAGGGGCTGCCCATCGGCTTTCAGATCATGGCGAACGCCCTGGAGGAGGGCAAGCTTTTGCGGGCCGCCTACGCCTACGAGCAGGCCACCGAATGGCACAAACGCACCCCGGCCCTGGCGGCGGAAGCACTCACTCGCTGA
- a CDS encoding glycosyltransferase family 4 protein, with protein MKVALVHEYLIKQGGSENVVEALKGLFPEAPIYTSYFGAATMPERWRRYDVRPSFLQKLPLGGSTSYQRRLQYVLPLMPAAYESFDLREFDVVISSSHAFAKGVLTRQDALHLSYIHTPTRYLWDMTWEYQRDFRVPLVGALMPLVLSALRTWDFQAAQRPDYLMANSRYVQQRIAKFYRRPSTVVYPPVDTQFFQPVAAPSLEYYLAAGRFVPYKRLDLAVEAFNRLGLPLWVAGEGPDLARLRAKARPNVVFLPYQPPKQLADLFANCRALIFPGEEDFGIVPVEVQACGRPVVAYGRGGATETVADGESGVLFGEQTVEALVAAVERCEQLHWWPDRIRARAENFSQARFGQAVRSCVARALAGELNFGPGRA; from the coding sequence GTGAAAGTCGCCCTCGTCCACGAGTACCTGATCAAGCAGGGCGGCTCGGAGAATGTGGTGGAGGCGCTCAAGGGGTTGTTTCCGGAGGCGCCCATCTACACCAGCTACTTTGGGGCGGCGACGATGCCCGAGCGCTGGCGCCGCTACGACGTGCGCCCGTCGTTTTTGCAAAAACTGCCCCTGGGGGGCAGCACCAGCTACCAGAGGCGGCTGCAGTATGTGTTGCCCCTGATGCCCGCCGCCTACGAGAGCTTCGACCTGCGCGAATTTGACGTGGTGATTTCTAGTTCCCACGCCTTCGCCAAAGGGGTGCTCACCCGCCAGGACGCGCTGCACCTGAGTTATATCCACACGCCGACGCGCTACCTATGGGATATGACCTGGGAGTACCAGCGCGATTTTCGGGTGCCGCTGGTGGGCGCCTTGATGCCGCTGGTGCTCAGTGCGCTGCGCACCTGGGACTTTCAGGCCGCCCAAAGGCCGGATTACCTGATGGCCAATTCCCGCTACGTCCAGCAGCGCATCGCCAAGTTTTACCGGCGGCCTTCGACGGTCGTCTATCCGCCCGTGGACACCCAGTTCTTTCAGCCGGTGGCGGCTCCGAGTCTCGAGTACTATCTGGCGGCGGGCCGCTTCGTGCCCTACAAACGTCTGGATCTGGCCGTTGAAGCCTTTAACCGCCTGGGGCTGCCGCTGTGGGTGGCGGGCGAAGGGCCGGATCTGGCGCGGCTGCGGGCTAAGGCGCGGCCGAACGTGGTGTTTTTGCCCTATCAACCTCCCAAGCAACTGGCGGACTTGTTCGCCAACTGCCGGGCTTTGATCTTTCCGGGGGAAGAAGACTTCGGCATCGTGCCGGTGGAGGTGCAGGCGTGCGGGCGGCCGGTGGTGGCCTACGGGCGCGGTGGCGCCACCGAGACGGTGGCCGACGGCGAAAGCGGCGTGCTCTTTGGCGAGCAGACGGTCGAAGCGCTGGTGGCGGCGGTGGAGCGCTGCGAGCAGCTGCACTGGTGGCCCGACCGCATCCGCGCCCGGGCGGAGAACTTTTCCCAGGCGCGCTTCGGTCAGGCGGTGCGCTCGTGCGTGGCGCGCGCACTGGCGGGGGAACTTAATTTCGGCCCGGGGCGTGCCTAG
- a CDS encoding S41 family peptidase, producing the protein MARQCWNRRTGWWWGLCLWATGMPVFAQGEPQLPAATEPPRIAASRYQAGADLQTVVALLQQQALDEGGRTASLSSERSYRELVVAQETEGKGRDPKLVEYEVIAKVLGKYGGKGDALLTPEQLQRERQRDRASVSVTPVGEGIAQVRVASLGFGSASQVSQALHQADHSRGVILDLRGASGEDAQSVADTARLFFPIGASPLVQTVGARDSVRRWDSKVRAVAVDLPVVVLIDKKTRAGAEALAAQLGRTGRAQVLGTRTAGADLFSESFALPSGAAVRLVTGRWRTGDGRGLAEGVEPTEPSGTDPLPRAVELLASQPGQPLKPNVFPARGEIGDKTLGFNAGTGDLGLAGAVEYFRGGESNAMRPSDELKIWFVPDYIVLNYKPSSSLLNFFADRIYSTAANTVTDKGIRIGSGYNDILEAYGNPGTGGYNELFPFPERSRANRPDRYYVNYDAIGVSFGLETGTNVVREIGIYKPGS; encoded by the coding sequence ATGGCGAGACAGTGCTGGAACCGTCGGACGGGCTGGTGGTGGGGATTATGCTTGTGGGCAACGGGGATGCCGGTGTTTGCCCAGGGTGAGCCGCAACTGCCCGCGGCTACCGAGCCGCCGCGCATCGCCGCAAGCCGCTACCAGGCGGGGGCGGATCTGCAGACGGTGGTGGCGCTGTTGCAGCAGCAGGCCCTCGATGAGGGGGGGCGCACGGCGTCCCTCAGCAGCGAGCGCAGCTACCGCGAACTGGTGGTCGCCCAGGAGACCGAGGGCAAGGGCCGCGATCCGAAGCTGGTCGAGTACGAGGTGATTGCCAAGGTGCTCGGCAAGTACGGCGGCAAGGGCGACGCGCTGCTCACACCCGAGCAGTTGCAGCGCGAGCGCCAGCGCGACCGGGCGAGTGTGTCGGTGACGCCCGTAGGCGAAGGTATTGCCCAGGTGCGGGTTGCTTCTCTGGGGTTCGGTTCTGCCTCCCAGGTGAGCCAGGCCCTGCACCAGGCGGACCACAGCCGCGGGGTGATCCTCGATCTGCGCGGCGCCTCGGGCGAGGACGCCCAGTCGGTGGCGGATACAGCGCGGCTCTTTTTCCCGATCGGCGCTTCGCCGCTGGTGCAGACGGTCGGGGCGCGCGACAGCGTCCGGCGCTGGGACAGCAAAGTGCGGGCGGTGGCCGTCGATCTTCCGGTGGTGGTGCTCATCGACAAAAAGACGCGGGCCGGGGCGGAGGCGCTTGCCGCCCAACTTGGCCGCACCGGCCGCGCCCAGGTGCTGGGCACGCGCACGGCGGGGGCAGATCTGTTCAGTGAAAGTTTTGCGCTGCCCAGTGGGGCGGCGGTGCGGTTGGTGACCGGCCGCTGGCGCACCGGCGACGGTCGCGGCCTGGCCGAAGGGGTCGAACCTACCGAACCGAGCGGCACAGACCCGCTGCCGCGGGCGGTCGAATTGCTCGCCTCTCAGCCGGGGCAGCCGCTCAAACCAAACGTCTTCCCGGCGCGCGGCGAAATCGGCGACAAGACCCTCGGATTTAACGCCGGTACGGGCGATCTGGGCCTGGCCGGGGCGGTCGAGTACTTCCGCGGCGGCGAGAGCAACGCCATGCGCCCGAGCGACGAGCTAAAAATCTGGTTCGTCCCGGACTACATCGTCCTCAACTACAAGCCGTCCTCGTCGCTACTCAACTTTTTTGCCGACCGCATCTATTCGACCGCCGCGAACACCGTCACCGACAAGGGCATCCGCATCGGTTCGGGCTACAACGACATCCTCGAAGCCTACGGCAATCCGGGCACCGGCGGGTACAACGAACTGTTTCCGTTTCCGGAGCGCTCCCGCGCCAACCGCCCGGACCGCTACTACGTCAATTACGATGCCATTGGAGTAAGTTTCGGCCTGGAGACCGGCACCAATGTCGTGCGTGAAATCGGCATCTACAAACCCGGCAGTTAA
- a CDS encoding CTP synthase: protein MTKYVFVTGGVVSSIGKGIVAASLGRLLKSRGYSVTILKLDPYINVDPGTMSPFQHGEVFVTNDGAETDLDLGHYERFTDTDVSKLNNVTTGSIYQSVINKERRGDYMGGTVQVIPHITNEIKERIRRVAHDTNPDVVIVEVGGTVGDIESLPFLEAIRQFRKDVGRENVLYIHVTYILHIPTAGEMKTKPTQHSVKELRSIGIQPDILVCRSDRPLSVGIKDKISEFCDVPVRAVITCQDAQTIYAVPLNLEREGLAHQAITLLGLEQRQPDLRDWEILVDRICNPSRSVTIAIVGKYVRLSDAYISVVEALRHAAVALDAEVKVEWVSAEAVEERGAGYFLNNVDGAVVPGGFGSRGIDGKVSAIEFSRGHQLPFLGLCLGMQCSVIEWARHTAGLAANSTEFDPQTPNPVISLLPEQADVVDLGGTMRLGLWPCRLQEGTLAHRLYGESLVYERHRHRYEFNNAYRKAIIEAGFQISGTSPDERLVEIIELADHPYFIATQFHPEFKSRPNKPHPLFFGLVRAALERKETQRLPASPAPVPLPSAV, encoded by the coding sequence ATGACAAAGTATGTATTCGTAACGGGCGGTGTCGTCTCCTCGATCGGCAAAGGCATCGTCGCCGCTTCGTTGGGCCGTCTGCTCAAATCGCGCGGCTACTCGGTGACGATCCTCAAGCTCGATCCGTACATCAACGTCGATCCGGGCACGATGAGCCCGTTTCAGCACGGCGAGGTGTTCGTCACCAACGACGGCGCCGAGACCGATCTCGATCTGGGCCACTACGAGCGATTTACCGATACCGACGTCTCCAAGCTCAACAACGTCACCACCGGCTCGATTTACCAGAGTGTGATCAATAAAGAACGCCGGGGCGACTACATGGGCGGCACGGTCCAGGTCATCCCCCACATCACCAACGAGATCAAAGAGCGCATCCGCCGGGTGGCCCACGACACCAACCCGGATGTGGTGATTGTCGAGGTGGGCGGCACCGTGGGCGATATCGAGTCGCTGCCCTTTCTGGAGGCGATCCGCCAGTTTCGTAAAGATGTCGGCCGCGAGAACGTGCTGTATATCCACGTCACCTATATTCTGCACATCCCAACCGCGGGCGAGATGAAGACCAAGCCCACCCAGCACTCGGTCAAAGAACTGCGCTCGATCGGTATCCAGCCGGATATTCTGGTCTGCCGCTCCGACCGGCCGCTCAGTGTCGGCATCAAAGACAAGATTTCTGAATTTTGCGACGTGCCGGTGCGGGCGGTGATCACCTGCCAGGACGCCCAGACTATCTACGCCGTACCCCTCAATCTGGAGCGCGAAGGGCTTGCCCACCAGGCGATCACGCTTTTGGGCCTCGAGCAGCGCCAGCCGGACCTGCGCGATTGGGAAATCCTGGTCGATCGCATCTGCAACCCCTCGCGCTCGGTGACCATCGCCATCGTCGGCAAGTACGTGCGGCTCTCGGACGCCTACATTTCGGTGGTCGAAGCGCTCAGGCACGCCGCGGTCGCCCTCGACGCCGAAGTCAAAGTCGAATGGGTTTCCGCCGAGGCGGTCGAGGAGCGCGGCGCCGGTTATTTTCTGAACAACGTCGATGGGGCGGTGGTGCCGGGGGGGTTCGGTTCGCGCGGCATCGACGGCAAAGTGAGCGCTATCGAGTTTTCCCGCGGGCACCAGTTGCCCTTTTTGGGCCTATGTCTCGGCATGCAGTGCTCGGTCATAGAGTGGGCGCGCCACACCGCCGGCCTTGCCGCCAACAGCACCGAATTTGACCCGCAGACCCCCAACCCGGTCATTTCGCTGCTCCCTGAGCAGGCGGACGTGGTGGACCTCGGCGGCACGATGCGCCTGGGGCTCTGGCCCTGCCGCCTGCAAGAAGGCACCCTCGCCCACCGCCTCTACGGCGAGTCGCTGGTCTACGAGCGCCATCGCCACCGCTATGAATTCAACAACGCCTACAGAAAAGCGATTATCGAAGCGGGTTTTCAAATCAGCGGCACCTCCCCCGACGAGCGCCTGGTCGAAATTATCGAACTGGCCGATCACCCCTACTTCATCGCCACCCAGTTCCACCCCGAATTCAAGTCGCGGCCCAACAAACCCCATCCGCTCTTTTTCGGCCTGGTGCGCGCCGCCCTCGAGCGCAAGGAGACGCAACGGCTACCCGCCAGTCCGGCACCGGTTCCGCTGCCGTCCGCGGTTTGA
- a CDS encoding Uma2 family endonuclease, whose translation MDDYHRMLQSGILTADERVELLGGQVFEVSPQEPPHAATTRRSSRYLDRLLEGRADVRTQLPITLRPDSEPEPDIAVVRCDPGEYADRHPAAADVLLLIEIADATLSKDRNQKALIYARAGIGDYWILETNKRRAIIFRDPGSEGYASEINLSTADSLSPVAFPDLVVPLSALFLP comes from the coding sequence GTGGATGACTACCATCGCATGCTCCAAAGTGGGATTTTGACTGCCGATGAGCGGGTCGAACTGCTGGGGGGACAGGTCTTCGAAGTAAGCCCGCAAGAACCTCCCCACGCAGCCACGACCCGCCGGTCCTCCCGTTACCTTGACCGCTTGCTCGAAGGCCGGGCTGATGTGAGAACGCAATTGCCGATTACCCTCAGGCCCGACTCGGAGCCTGAGCCTGATATCGCGGTCGTGCGCTGCGACCCCGGCGAGTACGCCGATCGCCACCCAGCCGCCGCGGATGTGTTGCTGCTGATCGAGATAGCCGACGCCACGCTGTCCAAAGATCGCAATCAAAAGGCTCTCATCTATGCCAGGGCAGGTATTGGCGATTACTGGATCCTGGAAACGAACAAACGACGGGCGATCATCTTTCGCGACCCTGGCAGCGAAGGCTACGCGTCTGAGATTAATCTGTCCACTGCGGATTCTTTGTCCCCGGTGGCGTTTCCAGATCTGGTTGTTCCCCTGTCTGCGCTATTTCTGCCGTAG
- a CDS encoding GPW/gp25 family protein, with protein sequence MEEALNDRQRAFLGTGLAFPLRLSLQGGIQLSAAAQDVEEAIWIILRTGIGERVYRPNFGSRLADLAFAPLNTSTLLRIRSYVREALEIWEPRIDLTEVRADPDPVAGRIDIVIDYRLKGTPDPRSLVYPFYLNPQAAAE encoded by the coding sequence ATGGAAGAAGCGTTGAACGACAGGCAGCGGGCCTTTCTGGGGACGGGTCTCGCCTTTCCGCTCAGGCTCAGTCTGCAGGGCGGTATCCAGCTCAGTGCCGCCGCCCAGGATGTCGAGGAGGCCATCTGGATTATCTTGCGCACGGGCATCGGCGAGCGGGTCTACCGGCCGAACTTCGGCTCGCGCCTTGCGGATCTGGCCTTTGCGCCCCTCAACACCTCGACCCTGCTGCGCATCCGCTCCTATGTGCGCGAGGCGCTCGAAATTTGGGAGCCGCGCATTGATCTTACCGAGGTGCGCGCCGATCCCGATCCGGTGGCCGGGCGTATTGATATAGTCATCGACTATCGCCTCAAGGGCACCCCCGACCCGCGCAGCCTGGTGTACCCCTTTTATTTGAATCCGCAAGCAGCGGCGGAGTAG
- a CDS encoding putative baseplate assembly protein, with protein MEFDFLPKLPKSDLDDRTFDDLVAECLLRIPRYCPEWTDYNLSDPGITLIELFAWLTDQMLLRFNQVPRRNYVAFLELLGIRLQPPAPAGTDVTLYLTNALPDVYRVPAGTEVATERTQTEEAIVFSTDRPLLVGKPSLLHFLTAQTTDETPQALRDRVTDLWTRQPGGQWGGSEQPIFDEQPQAGNCFYLVVDPEQPLDGNVLAITLKGAAATPTGINPNLPPRRWEAWDGQRWQSVLLREVDDATRGFSFSEMAQQGKNPLQGVDVILHLPQRWPPARFTSYQGRWLRCVCLPAAPNQPAYSASPRIVGLAVRSIGGTVGASNSTTVREERLGMSDGTPGQKFQLQGSPVLARGAAEHVLVSPPSGLPQIWKEVADFADSGPEDLHYTVDSLTGTVQFGPLIREPAQLQHQTAIRSRIQQQGLTPQLAAVAEANAQEERQYGAIPPRGSVIRMVAYRVGGGRMGNVQAGTLKVLKSAVPYIARVTNHQPARNGADAESLDQAVLRAPQMLRTRDRAVTAEDFEILTERGAGGAVARVKCLPTPEGAAGTVRLMVVPQANVDAVGRGEGLNPDRFTLRPQLQQQILGYLEQRRLMGVQVQLAEPEYVGVAVQTEVALEPEYNNPRAQQEILFNLRVALYRFLNPVTGGPDGKGWPFGRPVYPSDIVALLQQTAGVRYLGAVLLFSVRKRGPNWTRKPAPDPVVDPGPLGLICSWADNRLRSSHVINLIAR; from the coding sequence GTGGAATTCGATTTTTTGCCCAAATTGCCCAAGTCCGACCTCGACGATCGCACCTTCGACGATCTGGTGGCCGAGTGTCTGCTGCGCATCCCCCGCTACTGCCCGGAGTGGACCGACTACAACCTGAGCGACCCGGGCATCACGCTCATCGAACTGTTCGCCTGGCTGACCGACCAGATGCTCCTGCGCTTCAACCAGGTACCCCGCCGCAACTACGTGGCCTTTCTGGAACTATTGGGTATTCGATTGCAGCCCCCGGCCCCGGCAGGAACGGACGTGACGCTTTATCTGACCAACGCCCTACCGGATGTCTACCGGGTACCGGCCGGCACCGAGGTGGCCACCGAGCGCACCCAGACCGAGGAGGCAATCGTCTTCAGCACCGACCGGCCGCTGTTGGTGGGTAAGCCCAGTCTGCTGCACTTTTTGACCGCCCAGACCACCGACGAAACCCCCCAGGCACTGCGCGACCGGGTCACGGACCTCTGGACCCGCCAGCCGGGCGGCCAGTGGGGTGGCAGCGAGCAGCCCATATTCGACGAGCAGCCCCAGGCGGGCAATTGTTTTTATCTGGTGGTCGACCCGGAACAGCCCCTCGACGGCAACGTGCTTGCCATCACCCTCAAGGGAGCCGCCGCCACCCCCACCGGCATCAACCCCAACCTGCCCCCGCGTCGCTGGGAAGCCTGGGACGGCCAGCGCTGGCAGTCGGTGCTCTTGCGCGAGGTCGACGACGCTACGCGCGGATTTAGTTTTAGCGAAATGGCCCAGCAGGGCAAAAATCCGCTGCAGGGTGTCGATGTGATCTTGCACCTGCCCCAGCGCTGGCCCCCGGCGCGCTTTACCAGCTATCAGGGCCGCTGGCTGCGCTGCGTGTGCCTGCCCGCCGCCCCCAACCAGCCCGCCTACAGCGCTTCGCCGCGCATCGTCGGCCTTGCCGTGCGTTCGATCGGCGGCACCGTCGGGGCGAGCAACAGCACGACGGTACGCGAAGAGCGCCTCGGCATGAGCGACGGCACCCCGGGTCAGAAATTTCAACTGCAAGGTTCGCCGGTGCTGGCGCGCGGCGCCGCCGAGCACGTGCTTGTCTCCCCCCCGAGCGGCCTGCCGCAGATCTGGAAGGAAGTAGCCGACTTTGCCGACTCCGGCCCGGAGGATCTGCACTACACCGTCGATTCGCTCACCGGCACGGTGCAGTTCGGGCCGCTCATCCGCGAACCGGCCCAGCTCCAACACCAGACCGCCATCCGCTCGCGCATCCAGCAGCAGGGGCTCACCCCGCAACTGGCCGCCGTCGCCGAGGCGAACGCCCAGGAGGAGCGGCAGTACGGCGCCATTCCGCCTCGGGGCTCGGTAATCCGCATGGTGGCCTACCGGGTGGGGGGCGGCCGGATGGGCAACGTCCAGGCAGGAACGCTCAAAGTGCTCAAATCGGCCGTTCCCTACATCGCCCGGGTGACCAACCACCAGCCCGCCCGCAACGGCGCGGACGCCGAATCGCTCGATCAGGCCGTGCTGCGCGCCCCGCAGATGCTGCGCACCCGCGACCGGGCGGTGACCGCCGAGGATTTTGAGATTCTCACCGAGCGCGGAGCGGGTGGGGCGGTGGCCCGGGTCAAGTGCCTGCCCACCCCCGAGGGGGCGGCGGGTACCGTGCGGCTGATGGTCGTTCCCCAGGCGAACGTGGATGCGGTTGGACGCGGGGAGGGCCTCAACCCCGATCGCTTCACCCTCAGGCCCCAGCTGCAGCAGCAGATCCTGGGCTATTTGGAGCAGCGGCGGCTGATGGGGGTGCAGGTGCAGCTGGCCGAACCCGAGTACGTCGGGGTGGCGGTACAGACCGAAGTGGCCCTGGAGCCCGAGTACAACAACCCCCGCGCCCAGCAGGAAATTTTGTTCAACCTGCGCGTGGCCCTCTACCGCTTTCTCAACCCGGTCACCGGCGGGCCGGACGGCAAGGGCTGGCCCTTCGGCCGGCCGGTCTACCCTTCGGATATCGTGGCGCTGTTGCAGCAGACGGCGGGGGTGCGCTATCTAGGGGCGGTGCTGCTCTTTTCGGTGCGCAAGCGCGGCCCCAACTGGACGCGCAAACCCGCCCCCGACCCGGTGGTCGATCCCGGTCCTTTGGGGCTCATCTGCTCGTGGGCCGACAACCGCCTGCGCTCCAGCCACGTCATCAACCTGATTGCCCGCTAG